In Aptenodytes patagonicus chromosome 12, bAptPat1.pri.cur, whole genome shotgun sequence, a genomic segment contains:
- the SLC23A1 gene encoding solute carrier family 23 member 1 isoform X1, with protein MGTRSGDLAQPQNGNSALVPAGSLHPPGKELPAVGRDPGAGTGPPRPEMNMLYRIEDVPPWYLCILLGFQHYLTCFSGTIAVPFLLAESLCVGKDQLTVSYLIGTIFTCVGITTLIQTTVGIRQARWPSSSPPSPSWPWRSGDARPKIYGNWALPLNTSHVWQPRMREIQGAIVVSSLVEVAVGLLGLPGALLSYIGPLTVTPTISLIGLSVFQAAGERAGSHWGIAALTIFLIILFAQYLRHVAVCLPGYRRGSGFVLFRVQIFKMFPIILAIMVVWLLCYVLTRTGVFPSQPEAYGYKARTDARGEILSVAPWFRVPYPCQWGLPTVTSAAVLGMFSATLAGIIESIGDYYSCARLAGAPAPPVHAINRGIFIEGISCIIAGLLGTGNGSTSSSPNIGVLGITKVGSRRVIQYGAGIMLVLGTIGKFTALFASLPDPILGGMFCTLFGMITAVGLSNLQFVDMNSSRNLFVLGFAMFFGLTLPNYLDSHPKAINTGVPELDQILTVLLTTEMFVGGTIAFILDNTIPGTQEERGLVQWKAGAHSDSAASASLRSYDFPLGMSAVRRSRWLKHVPICPVFTGFKARARGSGAATAAADVQDNADGLSVCTKV; from the exons ATGGGGACCCGCTCGGGAGACCTGGCTCAGCCCCAG AACGGGAACTCAGCTCTTGTCCCTGCTGGCTCCCTGCATCCCCCTGGGAAGGAGCTGCCCGCGGTGGGCAGG GACCCCGGGGCGGGCACTGGGCCCCCCCGGCCGGAGATGAACATGCTCTACAGGATCGAGGACGTGCCCCCCTGGTACCTCTGCATCCTGCTCGGCTTCCAG CACTATCTGACCTGCTTCAGCGGCACCATCGCCGTCCCTTTCCTGCTGGCCGAGAGCCTGTGCGTGGGCAAGGACCAGCTTACCGTCAGCTACCTCATCGGCACCATCTTCACCTGTGTCGGCATCACCACCCTCATCCAGACCACCGTGGGCATCAG GCAAGCGCGCTGGCCTTCCTCGTCCCCGCCAAGTCCATCCTGGCCCTGGAGAAGTGGCGATGCCCGCCCGAAG ATCTACGGCAACTGGGCGCTGCCGCTCAACACCTCCCACGTCTGGCAGCCCCGCATGCGAGAG ATCCAGGGGGCCATTGTGGTGTCCAGCCTGGTGGAGGTGGCCGTCGGGCTGCTGGGGCTCCCCGGGGCGCTGCTCAGCTACATCGGGCCGCTGACCGTCACCCCCACCATCTCCCTCATCGGGCTCTCGGTCTTCCAGGCGGCCGGCGAGCGGGCCGGCTCCCACTGGGGCATCGCTGCGCT GACCATCTTCCTGATTATCCTGTTTGCCCAGTACCTGCGGCACGTCGCCGTCTGCCTGCCCGGCTACCGGCGGGGCAGCGGCTTCGTCCTGTTCCGTGTCCAGATCTTCAAGATGTTCCCG ATCATCCTGGCCATCATGGTGGTGTGGCTGCTCTGCTACGTGCTGACACGCACCGGCGTCTTCCCCAGCCAGCCCGAGGCGTACGGCTACAAGGCCAGGACGGACGCCCGGGGGGAGATCCTGTCCGTGGCACCCTGGTTTCGGGTCCCCTACCCCT GCCAGTGGGGTCTGCCCACGGTGACCTCAGCGGCCGTGCTGGGCATGTTCAGCGCCACGCTGGCGGGCATCATCGAGTCTATCGGGGACTACTACTCTTGTGCCCGCCTGGCGGGAGCCCCCGCTCCCCCCGTGCACGCCATTAACAG GGGCATTTTCATCGAAGGCATCTCCTGCATCATCGCGGGGCTGCTGGGAACCGGCAACGgctccacctcctccagccccaacATCGGCGTCCTGGGCATCACGAAG gtggggagcaggagggtgaTACAGTACGGGGCTGGCATCATGCTCGTGTTGGGGACCATCGGCAAGTTCACGGCGCTGTTCGCCTCCCTGCCTGACCCCATCCTCGGCGGGATGTTCTGCACCTTATTCG GCATGATCACGGCCGTCGGCCTCTCCAACCTGCAGTTCGTCGACATGAACTCCTCCCGCAACCTCTTCGTGCTGGGCTTCGCCATGTTTTTTGGGCTGACACTGCCGAACTACCTGGATTCCCACCCCAAGGCCATTAACACAG GTGTCCCCGAGCTGGACCAGATACTGACGGTGCTGCTAACGACGGAGATGTTCGTTGGGGGGACCATCGCCTTCATCCTGGACAACACCATCCCAG GGACGCAGGAGGAGCGAGGGCTGGTGCAGTGGAAGGCAGGCGCGCACTCGGACAGCGCAGCGAGCGCCAGCCTGAGGAGCTACGACTTCCCCTTGGGGATGAGCGCGGTGAGGAGGAGCCGGTGGCTGAAGCACGTGCCCATCTGCCCGGTGTTCACGGGGTTTAAGGCTCGGGCGAGGGGCAGCGGCGCGGCGACGGCGGCCGCAGACGTGCAAGATAATGCAGACGGGCTCTCCGTGTGCACGAAGGTCTGA
- the SLC23A1 gene encoding solute carrier family 23 member 1 isoform X5 has protein sequence MGTRSGDLAQPQNGNSALVPAGSLHPPGKELPAVGRDPGAGTGPPRPEMNMLYRIEDVPPWYLCILLGFQHYLTCFSGTIAVPFLLAESLCVGKDQLTVSYLIGTIFTCVGITTLIQTTVGIRLPLFQASALAFLVPAKSILALEKWRCPPEEQIYGNWALPLNTSHVWQPRMREDHLPDYPVCPVPAARRRLPARLPAGQRLRPVPCPDLQDVPDHPGHHGGVAALLRADTHRRLPQPARGVRLQGQDGRPGGDPVRGTLVSGPLPLGIFIEGISCIIAGLLGTGNGSTSSSPNIGVLGITKVGSRRVIQYGAGIMLVLGTIGKFTALFASLPDPILGGMFCTLFGMITAVGLSNLQFVDMNSSRNLFVLGFAMFFGLTLPNYLDSHPKAINTGVPELDQILTVLLTTEMFVGGTIAFILDNTIPGTQEERGLVQWKAGAHSDSAASASLRSYDFPLGMSAVRRSRWLKHVPICPVFTGFKARARGSGAATAAADVQDNADGLSVCTKV, from the exons ATGGGGACCCGCTCGGGAGACCTGGCTCAGCCCCAG AACGGGAACTCAGCTCTTGTCCCTGCTGGCTCCCTGCATCCCCCTGGGAAGGAGCTGCCCGCGGTGGGCAGG GACCCCGGGGCGGGCACTGGGCCCCCCCGGCCGGAGATGAACATGCTCTACAGGATCGAGGACGTGCCCCCCTGGTACCTCTGCATCCTGCTCGGCTTCCAG CACTATCTGACCTGCTTCAGCGGCACCATCGCCGTCCCTTTCCTGCTGGCCGAGAGCCTGTGCGTGGGCAAGGACCAGCTTACCGTCAGCTACCTCATCGGCACCATCTTCACCTGTGTCGGCATCACCACCCTCATCCAGACCACCGTGGGCATCAG gctgccCCTCTTCCAGGCAAGCGCGCTGGCCTTCCTCGTCCCCGCCAAGTCCATCCTGGCCCTGGAGAAGTGGCGATGCCCGCCCGAAG agCAGATCTACGGCAACTGGGCGCTGCCGCTCAACACCTCCCACGTCTGGCAGCCCCGCATGCGAGAG GACCATCTTCCTGATTATCCTGTTTGCCCAGTACCTGCGGCACGTCGCCGTCTGCCTGCCCGGCTACCGGCGGGGCAGCGGCTTCGTCCTGTTCCGTGTCCAGATCTTCAAGATGTTCCCG ATCATCCTGGCCATCATGGTGGTGTGGCTGCTCTGCTACGTGCTGACACGCACCGGCGTCTTCCCCAGCCAGCCCGAGGCGTACGGCTACAAGGCCAGGACGGACGCCCGGGGGGAGATCCTGTCCGTGGCACCCTGGTTTCGGGTCCCCTACCCCT GGGCATTTTCATCGAAGGCATCTCCTGCATCATCGCGGGGCTGCTGGGAACCGGCAACGgctccacctcctccagccccaacATCGGCGTCCTGGGCATCACGAAG gtggggagcaggagggtgaTACAGTACGGGGCTGGCATCATGCTCGTGTTGGGGACCATCGGCAAGTTCACGGCGCTGTTCGCCTCCCTGCCTGACCCCATCCTCGGCGGGATGTTCTGCACCTTATTCG GCATGATCACGGCCGTCGGCCTCTCCAACCTGCAGTTCGTCGACATGAACTCCTCCCGCAACCTCTTCGTGCTGGGCTTCGCCATGTTTTTTGGGCTGACACTGCCGAACTACCTGGATTCCCACCCCAAGGCCATTAACACAG GTGTCCCCGAGCTGGACCAGATACTGACGGTGCTGCTAACGACGGAGATGTTCGTTGGGGGGACCATCGCCTTCATCCTGGACAACACCATCCCAG GGACGCAGGAGGAGCGAGGGCTGGTGCAGTGGAAGGCAGGCGCGCACTCGGACAGCGCAGCGAGCGCCAGCCTGAGGAGCTACGACTTCCCCTTGGGGATGAGCGCGGTGAGGAGGAGCCGGTGGCTGAAGCACGTGCCCATCTGCCCGGTGTTCACGGGGTTTAAGGCTCGGGCGAGGGGCAGCGGCGCGGCGACGGCGGCCGCAGACGTGCAAGATAATGCAGACGGGCTCTCCGTGTGCACGAAGGTCTGA
- the PAIP2 gene encoding polyadenylate-binding protein-interacting protein 2, producing MKDPSRSSTSPSIISEDVIINGHSHEDDNPFAEYMWMENEEEFNRQIEEELWEEEFIERCFQEMLEEEEEHEWFIPARDLPQTMDQIQDQFNDLVISDSSSLEDLVVKSNLNPNAKEFVPGVKYLNI from the exons ATGAAAGATCCAAGTCGCAGCAGTACTAGCCCAAGCATCATCAGTGAAGATGTGATTATAAATGGTCATTCTCATGAAGATGACAATCCCTTTGCGGAGTACATGTGGATGGAGAACGAAGAGGAATTTAACAGGCAG ATCGAAGAGGAGTTGTGGGAAGAAGAATTTATTGAGCGCTGTTTCCAGGAgatgctggaggaagaggaggagcatgAATGGTTTATTCCAGCCCGTGATCTCCCACAAACAATGGATCAAATCCAGGACCAGTTCAATGACCTTGTTATCAGTGACAGCTCATCGCTGGAGGATCTGGTG gTCAAGAGTAATCTGAATCCAAACGCAAAGGAGTTTGTTCCTGGGGTGAAGTACTTAAATATTTGA
- the SLC23A1 gene encoding solute carrier family 23 member 1 isoform X4, with product MGTRSGDLAQPQNGNSALVPAGSLHPPGKELPAVGRDPGAGTGPPRPEMNMLYRIEDVPPWYLCILLGFQHYLTCFSGTIAVPFLLAESLCVGKDQLTVSYLIGTIFTCVGITTLIQTTVGIRLPLFQASALAFLVPAKSILALEKWRCPPEEQIYGNWALPLNTSHVWQPRMREIQGAIVVSSLVEVAVGLLGLPGALLSYIGPLTVTPTISLIGLSVFQAAGERAGSHWGIAALTIFLIILFAQYLRHVAVCLPGYRRGSGFVLFRVQIFKMFPIILAIMVVWLLCYVLTRTGVFPSQPEAYGYKARTDARGEILSVAPWFRVPYPCQWGLPTVTSAAVLGMFSATLAGIIESIGDYYSCARLAGAPAPPVHAINRGIFIEGISCIIAGLLGTGNGSTSSSPNIGVLGITKVGSRRVIQYGAGIMLVLGTIGKFTALFASLPDPILGGMFCTLFGMITAVGLSNLQFVDMNSSRNLFVLGFAMFFGLTLPNYLDSHPKAINTARPGSVPALSQVSPSWTRY from the exons ATGGGGACCCGCTCGGGAGACCTGGCTCAGCCCCAG AACGGGAACTCAGCTCTTGTCCCTGCTGGCTCCCTGCATCCCCCTGGGAAGGAGCTGCCCGCGGTGGGCAGG GACCCCGGGGCGGGCACTGGGCCCCCCCGGCCGGAGATGAACATGCTCTACAGGATCGAGGACGTGCCCCCCTGGTACCTCTGCATCCTGCTCGGCTTCCAG CACTATCTGACCTGCTTCAGCGGCACCATCGCCGTCCCTTTCCTGCTGGCCGAGAGCCTGTGCGTGGGCAAGGACCAGCTTACCGTCAGCTACCTCATCGGCACCATCTTCACCTGTGTCGGCATCACCACCCTCATCCAGACCACCGTGGGCATCAG gctgccCCTCTTCCAGGCAAGCGCGCTGGCCTTCCTCGTCCCCGCCAAGTCCATCCTGGCCCTGGAGAAGTGGCGATGCCCGCCCGAAG agCAGATCTACGGCAACTGGGCGCTGCCGCTCAACACCTCCCACGTCTGGCAGCCCCGCATGCGAGAG ATCCAGGGGGCCATTGTGGTGTCCAGCCTGGTGGAGGTGGCCGTCGGGCTGCTGGGGCTCCCCGGGGCGCTGCTCAGCTACATCGGGCCGCTGACCGTCACCCCCACCATCTCCCTCATCGGGCTCTCGGTCTTCCAGGCGGCCGGCGAGCGGGCCGGCTCCCACTGGGGCATCGCTGCGCT GACCATCTTCCTGATTATCCTGTTTGCCCAGTACCTGCGGCACGTCGCCGTCTGCCTGCCCGGCTACCGGCGGGGCAGCGGCTTCGTCCTGTTCCGTGTCCAGATCTTCAAGATGTTCCCG ATCATCCTGGCCATCATGGTGGTGTGGCTGCTCTGCTACGTGCTGACACGCACCGGCGTCTTCCCCAGCCAGCCCGAGGCGTACGGCTACAAGGCCAGGACGGACGCCCGGGGGGAGATCCTGTCCGTGGCACCCTGGTTTCGGGTCCCCTACCCCT GCCAGTGGGGTCTGCCCACGGTGACCTCAGCGGCCGTGCTGGGCATGTTCAGCGCCACGCTGGCGGGCATCATCGAGTCTATCGGGGACTACTACTCTTGTGCCCGCCTGGCGGGAGCCCCCGCTCCCCCCGTGCACGCCATTAACAG GGGCATTTTCATCGAAGGCATCTCCTGCATCATCGCGGGGCTGCTGGGAACCGGCAACGgctccacctcctccagccccaacATCGGCGTCCTGGGCATCACGAAG gtggggagcaggagggtgaTACAGTACGGGGCTGGCATCATGCTCGTGTTGGGGACCATCGGCAAGTTCACGGCGCTGTTCGCCTCCCTGCCTGACCCCATCCTCGGCGGGATGTTCTGCACCTTATTCG GCATGATCACGGCCGTCGGCCTCTCCAACCTGCAGTTCGTCGACATGAACTCCTCCCGCAACCTCTTCGTGCTGGGCTTCGCCATGTTTTTTGGGCTGACACTGCCGAACTACCTGGATTCCCACCCCAAGGCCATTAACACAG CACGCCCCGGCTCAGTCCCTGCGCTCTCGCAGGTGTCCCCGAGCTGGACCAGATACTGA
- the SLC23A1 gene encoding solute carrier family 23 member 1 isoform X6, translated as MGTRSGDLAQPQNGNSALVPAGSLHPPGKELPAVGRDPGAGTGPPRPEMNMLYRIEDVPPWYLCILLGFQHYLTCFSGTIAVPFLLAESLCVGKDQLTVSYLIGTIFTCVGITTLIQTTVGIRLPLFQASALAFLVPAKSILALEKWRCPPEEQIYGNWALPLNTSHVWQPRMREIQGAIVVSSLVEVAVGLLGLPGALLSYIGPLTVTPTISLIGLSVFQAAGERAGSHWGIAALTIFLIILFAQYLRHVAVCLPGYRRGSGFVLFRVQIFKMFPIILAIMVVWLLCYVLTRTGVFPSQPEAYGYKARTDARGEILSVAPWFRVPYPCQWGLPTVTSAAVLGMFSATLAGIIESIGDYYSCARLAGAPAPPVHAINRGIFIEGISCIIAGLLGTGNGSTSSSPNIGVLGITKVGSRRVIQYGAGIMLVLGTIGKFTALFASLPDPILGGMFCTLFGMITAVGLSNLQFVDMNSSRNLFVLGFAMFFGLTLPNYLDSHPKAINTGVPELDQILTVLLTTEMFVGGTIAFILDNTIPGTQEERGLVQWKAGAHSDSAASASLRSYDFPLGMSAVRRSRWLKHVPICPVFTGFKARARGSGAATAAADVQDNADGLSVCTKV; from the exons ATGGGGACCCGCTCGGGAGACCTGGCTCAGCCCCAG AACGGGAACTCAGCTCTTGTCCCTGCTGGCTCCCTGCATCCCCCTGGGAAGGAGCTGCCCGCGGTGGGCAGG GACCCCGGGGCGGGCACTGGGCCCCCCCGGCCGGAGATGAACATGCTCTACAGGATCGAGGACGTGCCCCCCTGGTACCTCTGCATCCTGCTCGGCTTCCAG CACTATCTGACCTGCTTCAGCGGCACCATCGCCGTCCCTTTCCTGCTGGCCGAGAGCCTGTGCGTGGGCAAGGACCAGCTTACCGTCAGCTACCTCATCGGCACCATCTTCACCTGTGTCGGCATCACCACCCTCATCCAGACCACCGTGGGCATCAG gctgccCCTCTTCCAGGCAAGCGCGCTGGCCTTCCTCGTCCCCGCCAAGTCCATCCTGGCCCTGGAGAAGTGGCGATGCCCGCCCGAAG agCAGATCTACGGCAACTGGGCGCTGCCGCTCAACACCTCCCACGTCTGGCAGCCCCGCATGCGAGAG ATCCAGGGGGCCATTGTGGTGTCCAGCCTGGTGGAGGTGGCCGTCGGGCTGCTGGGGCTCCCCGGGGCGCTGCTCAGCTACATCGGGCCGCTGACCGTCACCCCCACCATCTCCCTCATCGGGCTCTCGGTCTTCCAGGCGGCCGGCGAGCGGGCCGGCTCCCACTGGGGCATCGCTGCGCT GACCATCTTCCTGATTATCCTGTTTGCCCAGTACCTGCGGCACGTCGCCGTCTGCCTGCCCGGCTACCGGCGGGGCAGCGGCTTCGTCCTGTTCCGTGTCCAGATCTTCAAGATGTTCCCG ATCATCCTGGCCATCATGGTGGTGTGGCTGCTCTGCTACGTGCTGACACGCACCGGCGTCTTCCCCAGCCAGCCCGAGGCGTACGGCTACAAGGCCAGGACGGACGCCCGGGGGGAGATCCTGTCCGTGGCACCCTGGTTTCGGGTCCCCTACCCCT GCCAGTGGGGTCTGCCCACGGTGACCTCAGCGGCCGTGCTGGGCATGTTCAGCGCCACGCTGGCGGGCATCATCGAGTCTATCGGGGACTACTACTCTTGTGCCCGCCTGGCGGGAGCCCCCGCTCCCCCCGTGCACGCCATTAACAG GGGCATTTTCATCGAAGGCATCTCCTGCATCATCGCGGGGCTGCTGGGAACCGGCAACGgctccacctcctccagccccaacATCGGCGTCCTGGGCATCACGAAG gtggggagcaggagggtgaTACAGTACGGGGCTGGCATCATGCTCGTGTTGGGGACCATCGGCAAGTTCACGGCGCTGTTCGCCTCCCTGCCTGACCCCATCCTCGGCGGGATGTTCTGCACCTTATTCG GCATGATCACGGCCGTCGGCCTCTCCAACCTGCAGTTCGTCGACATGAACTCCTCCCGCAACCTCTTCGTGCTGGGCTTCGCCATGTTTTTTGGGCTGACACTGCCGAACTACCTGGATTCCCACCCCAAGGCCATTAACACAG GTGTCCCCGAGCTGGACCAGATACTGACGGTGCTGCTAACGACGGAGATGTTCGTTGGGGGGACCATCGCCTTCATCCTGGACAACACCATCCCAG GGACGCAGGAGGAGCGAGGGCTGGTGCAGTGGAAGGCAGGCGCGCACTCGGACAGCGCAGCGAGCGCCAGCCTGAGGAGCTACGACTTCCCCTTGGGGATGAGCGCGGTGAGGAGGAGCCGGTGGCTGAAGCACGTGCCCATCTGCCCGGTGTTCACGGGGTTTAAGGCTCGGGCGAGGGGCAGCGGCGCGGCGACGGCGGCCGCAGACGTGCAAGATAATGCAGACGGGCTCTCCGTGTGCACGAAGGTCTGA
- the SLC23A1 gene encoding solute carrier family 23 member 1 isoform X2, with the protein MGTRSGDLAQPQDPGAGTGPPRPEMNMLYRIEDVPPWYLCILLGFQHYLTCFSGTIAVPFLLAESLCVGKDQLTVSYLIGTIFTCVGITTLIQTTVGIRLPLFQASALAFLVPAKSILALEKWRCPPEEQIYGNWALPLNTSHVWQPRMREIQGAIVVSSLVEVAVGLLGLPGALLSYIGPLTVTPTISLIGLSVFQAAGERAGSHWGIAALTIFLIILFAQYLRHVAVCLPGYRRGSGFVLFRVQIFKMFPIILAIMVVWLLCYVLTRTGVFPSQPEAYGYKARTDARGEILSVAPWFRVPYPCQWGLPTVTSAAVLGMFSATLAGIIESIGDYYSCARLAGAPAPPVHAINRGIFIEGISCIIAGLLGTGNGSTSSSPNIGVLGITKVGSRRVIQYGAGIMLVLGTIGKFTALFASLPDPILGGMFCTLFGMITAVGLSNLQFVDMNSSRNLFVLGFAMFFGLTLPNYLDSHPKAINTGVPELDQILTVLLTTEMFVGGTIAFILDNTIPGTQEERGLVQWKAGAHSDSAASASLRSYDFPLGMSAVRRSRWLKHVPICPVFTGFKARARGSGAATAAADVQDNADGLSVCTKV; encoded by the exons ATGGGGACCCGCTCGGGAGACCTGGCTCAGCCCCAG GACCCCGGGGCGGGCACTGGGCCCCCCCGGCCGGAGATGAACATGCTCTACAGGATCGAGGACGTGCCCCCCTGGTACCTCTGCATCCTGCTCGGCTTCCAG CACTATCTGACCTGCTTCAGCGGCACCATCGCCGTCCCTTTCCTGCTGGCCGAGAGCCTGTGCGTGGGCAAGGACCAGCTTACCGTCAGCTACCTCATCGGCACCATCTTCACCTGTGTCGGCATCACCACCCTCATCCAGACCACCGTGGGCATCAG gctgccCCTCTTCCAGGCAAGCGCGCTGGCCTTCCTCGTCCCCGCCAAGTCCATCCTGGCCCTGGAGAAGTGGCGATGCCCGCCCGAAG agCAGATCTACGGCAACTGGGCGCTGCCGCTCAACACCTCCCACGTCTGGCAGCCCCGCATGCGAGAG ATCCAGGGGGCCATTGTGGTGTCCAGCCTGGTGGAGGTGGCCGTCGGGCTGCTGGGGCTCCCCGGGGCGCTGCTCAGCTACATCGGGCCGCTGACCGTCACCCCCACCATCTCCCTCATCGGGCTCTCGGTCTTCCAGGCGGCCGGCGAGCGGGCCGGCTCCCACTGGGGCATCGCTGCGCT GACCATCTTCCTGATTATCCTGTTTGCCCAGTACCTGCGGCACGTCGCCGTCTGCCTGCCCGGCTACCGGCGGGGCAGCGGCTTCGTCCTGTTCCGTGTCCAGATCTTCAAGATGTTCCCG ATCATCCTGGCCATCATGGTGGTGTGGCTGCTCTGCTACGTGCTGACACGCACCGGCGTCTTCCCCAGCCAGCCCGAGGCGTACGGCTACAAGGCCAGGACGGACGCCCGGGGGGAGATCCTGTCCGTGGCACCCTGGTTTCGGGTCCCCTACCCCT GCCAGTGGGGTCTGCCCACGGTGACCTCAGCGGCCGTGCTGGGCATGTTCAGCGCCACGCTGGCGGGCATCATCGAGTCTATCGGGGACTACTACTCTTGTGCCCGCCTGGCGGGAGCCCCCGCTCCCCCCGTGCACGCCATTAACAG GGGCATTTTCATCGAAGGCATCTCCTGCATCATCGCGGGGCTGCTGGGAACCGGCAACGgctccacctcctccagccccaacATCGGCGTCCTGGGCATCACGAAG gtggggagcaggagggtgaTACAGTACGGGGCTGGCATCATGCTCGTGTTGGGGACCATCGGCAAGTTCACGGCGCTGTTCGCCTCCCTGCCTGACCCCATCCTCGGCGGGATGTTCTGCACCTTATTCG GCATGATCACGGCCGTCGGCCTCTCCAACCTGCAGTTCGTCGACATGAACTCCTCCCGCAACCTCTTCGTGCTGGGCTTCGCCATGTTTTTTGGGCTGACACTGCCGAACTACCTGGATTCCCACCCCAAGGCCATTAACACAG GTGTCCCCGAGCTGGACCAGATACTGACGGTGCTGCTAACGACGGAGATGTTCGTTGGGGGGACCATCGCCTTCATCCTGGACAACACCATCCCAG GGACGCAGGAGGAGCGAGGGCTGGTGCAGTGGAAGGCAGGCGCGCACTCGGACAGCGCAGCGAGCGCCAGCCTGAGGAGCTACGACTTCCCCTTGGGGATGAGCGCGGTGAGGAGGAGCCGGTGGCTGAAGCACGTGCCCATCTGCCCGGTGTTCACGGGGTTTAAGGCTCGGGCGAGGGGCAGCGGCGCGGCGACGGCGGCCGCAGACGTGCAAGATAATGCAGACGGGCTCTCCGTGTGCACGAAGGTCTGA
- the SLC23A1 gene encoding solute carrier family 23 member 1 isoform X3, translating into MGTRSGDLAQPQNGNSALVPAGSLHPPGKELPAVGRDPGAGTGPPRPEMNMLYRIEDVPPWYLCILLGFQHYLTCFSGTIAVPFLLAESLCVGKDQLTVSYLIGTIFTCVGITTLIQTTVGIRLPLFQASALAFLVPAKSILALEKWRCPPEDLRQLGAAAQHLPRLAAPHARDPGGHCGVQPGGGGRRAAGAPRGAAQLHRAADRHPHHLPHRALGLPGGRRAGRLPLGHRCADHLPDYPVCPVPAARRRLPARLPAGQRLRPVPCPDLQDVPDHPGHHGGVAALLRADTHRRLPQPARGVRLQGQDGRPGGDPVRGTLVSGPLPLGIFIEGISCIIAGLLGTGNGSTSSSPNIGVLGITKVGSRRVIQYGAGIMLVLGTIGKFTALFASLPDPILGGMFCTLFGMITAVGLSNLQFVDMNSSRNLFVLGFAMFFGLTLPNYLDSHPKAINTGVPELDQILTVLLTTEMFVGGTIAFILDNTIPGTQEERGLVQWKAGAHSDSAASASLRSYDFPLGMSAVRRSRWLKHVPICPVFTGFKARARGSGAATAAADVQDNADGLSVCTKV; encoded by the exons ATGGGGACCCGCTCGGGAGACCTGGCTCAGCCCCAG AACGGGAACTCAGCTCTTGTCCCTGCTGGCTCCCTGCATCCCCCTGGGAAGGAGCTGCCCGCGGTGGGCAGG GACCCCGGGGCGGGCACTGGGCCCCCCCGGCCGGAGATGAACATGCTCTACAGGATCGAGGACGTGCCCCCCTGGTACCTCTGCATCCTGCTCGGCTTCCAG CACTATCTGACCTGCTTCAGCGGCACCATCGCCGTCCCTTTCCTGCTGGCCGAGAGCCTGTGCGTGGGCAAGGACCAGCTTACCGTCAGCTACCTCATCGGCACCATCTTCACCTGTGTCGGCATCACCACCCTCATCCAGACCACCGTGGGCATCAG gctgccCCTCTTCCAGGCAAGCGCGCTGGCCTTCCTCGTCCCCGCCAAGTCCATCCTGGCCCTGGAGAAGTGGCGATGCCCGCCCGAAG ATCTACGGCAACTGGGCGCTGCCGCTCAACACCTCCCACGTCTGGCAGCCCCGCATGCGAGAG ATCCAGGGGGCCATTGTGGTGTCCAGCCTGGTGGAGGTGGCCGTCGGGCTGCTGGGGCTCCCCGGGGCGCTGCTCAGCTACATCGGGCCGCTGACCGTCACCCCCACCATCTCCCTCATCGGGCTCTCGGTCTTCCAGGCGGCCGGCGAGCGGGCCGGCTCCCACTGGGGCATCGCTGCGCT GACCATCTTCCTGATTATCCTGTTTGCCCAGTACCTGCGGCACGTCGCCGTCTGCCTGCCCGGCTACCGGCGGGGCAGCGGCTTCGTCCTGTTCCGTGTCCAGATCTTCAAGATGTTCCCG ATCATCCTGGCCATCATGGTGGTGTGGCTGCTCTGCTACGTGCTGACACGCACCGGCGTCTTCCCCAGCCAGCCCGAGGCGTACGGCTACAAGGCCAGGACGGACGCCCGGGGGGAGATCCTGTCCGTGGCACCCTGGTTTCGGGTCCCCTACCCCT GGGCATTTTCATCGAAGGCATCTCCTGCATCATCGCGGGGCTGCTGGGAACCGGCAACGgctccacctcctccagccccaacATCGGCGTCCTGGGCATCACGAAG gtggggagcaggagggtgaTACAGTACGGGGCTGGCATCATGCTCGTGTTGGGGACCATCGGCAAGTTCACGGCGCTGTTCGCCTCCCTGCCTGACCCCATCCTCGGCGGGATGTTCTGCACCTTATTCG GCATGATCACGGCCGTCGGCCTCTCCAACCTGCAGTTCGTCGACATGAACTCCTCCCGCAACCTCTTCGTGCTGGGCTTCGCCATGTTTTTTGGGCTGACACTGCCGAACTACCTGGATTCCCACCCCAAGGCCATTAACACAG GTGTCCCCGAGCTGGACCAGATACTGACGGTGCTGCTAACGACGGAGATGTTCGTTGGGGGGACCATCGCCTTCATCCTGGACAACACCATCCCAG GGACGCAGGAGGAGCGAGGGCTGGTGCAGTGGAAGGCAGGCGCGCACTCGGACAGCGCAGCGAGCGCCAGCCTGAGGAGCTACGACTTCCCCTTGGGGATGAGCGCGGTGAGGAGGAGCCGGTGGCTGAAGCACGTGCCCATCTGCCCGGTGTTCACGGGGTTTAAGGCTCGGGCGAGGGGCAGCGGCGCGGCGACGGCGGCCGCAGACGTGCAAGATAATGCAGACGGGCTCTCCGTGTGCACGAAGGTCTGA